From the Ipomoea triloba cultivar NCNSP0323 chromosome 8, ASM357664v1 genome, the window cgtacaaaaaaatgttaaagaaaacaaaccaaacaattgaaacaaataaaagtgtaattgactaatactCCGTACATAGTAAATATAGGACGGATAAATTCATAACGATCATAATTTTAGGTTGGGTTGTCAAATCAAATTAGCAAATGACAAAAAGAATGGCCAGTAGCAGCAGCACTACAATGGCTGGCCTAGGACTCATTCTCAGGAAGCTTTTGGCTAGTCTCACCCAGCAACTCACTCTCACTGTACAGATCTGTCTGAACAGGAACATCTTTTAGCTGCTGTGATGATATTACATCTGCAATGGCTCTTCTAGCTGCCGCGGCATCCTCTTCCTCTCCGCCAAGCGCATTGCCCTCCTCTTTTGCATCGTCATCTATCTTCGGGGGTGGCACGAAGAACGGTATCCGGCCTCTCTGCCAGTCATGGAGAACCATCTTTGCAGCAGTCATAGTATCGGGTTCCCCTCCCTTTGCACACATAAAGGACAAACAGTATCCGTTAGTCATAAATCAACAAAGAACACACAAAAATATGTCCTGGTAATGCAGGGTGCAGACTAATCTATAACCGACACCCAAATTAGCTGAAATATAACTAGCAGAAATGTTTCCGTTTTCTTCACTAATACATGAAATGTATACTAGTACATGATGCAGATCATCCTTTCAGTCCTTGCATCTCAAAGTCTCAGACACAAAGCATTCAACATCGCGGATCGTTATTCTATGGACCACAAAAttagtacattatttgtgtaaataaagtacattattttgtatactatcaagccatatacattcagtacacaaataagtatattaaaaatgaagcCTTTTATTCATGAGTCATgctccacacagctgtgtggaccatggtccacaaaataatttccccAACATCACACACATAAAGTTCACTTCCACCCTCAAAGCCCATGACATTAAAATCTCCATCCCCTCAAGGTTAGTTATCAGATTCAACATATTGAAATCAGTCAAGATTTTACAACTTGCAACATATATACTAGTCAATGGTCCAGATGATCCTTTCAATCCTCATTTTCTTCAAACCCACAAGATTTGACATTGTTACACATCCCTGACACTCACCTCCACCCCACAGTGAAAATTTTATCAAGCATTTCTTtgcttcgtttttttttttttttggttaagtCAAGTGAATCAAGCATAGATTTTTTGTGAATTTACCTTCAACAGTTTGCCTGTTCCCTGACATAGCTGAAGAAGAAAGTCATTTTCATCCTCCCTGCAAACATTATTGAGATATTCAAATTCAGAAACAAGCACATGTAAGAATGCAGATGCACATTACTAACTTCAGCATGGAAATTTTTCTCAGGACCACCAGAATAGCGCCTATAAATACGATAACATTACATTGGAAAAACAGAGGGCAGAATGAGGCACATTATACAAGTTAAATACACAAAGCAGTCTTTAGAAAGGATATTGAGTTCAAATCAGTTAAGGAAAATTCTCAAGGGCTTCTCCCAAATCCCACATCCCAAAACAAAGCTCTTACCATTCCTTTATCTTATATGCTCTTTCAATATGCTCCTTTTTCACACGGGTTAGCACTTCACCTATGTGCTCAGCAGCATCTCGCAAGTTTGTCACACGTACCTGCAGATAGAACCATAAAACCAAGTGAACAGTTAGTTCACCACAAAAAAATAACAACGATATCTGAAAACCTAGCAGGGAAGATTTTTATAGATAGTTCTCTTTGGCTGGTCCATAGACCATCCTTCCCTGTAAATATTTCTAACTGTATCAACAACAGTTTCtgttattaaataaattaaatatataataatgaaaatgagataacaCATACCACACCCTTCAAGACAATATCTGTTTCAGAATCATTACTTTGGTAAACAACACCAGGGCAGTCAATCAAGAAAATCCGCTTGGTAAGTGTTATGTATTGCCATACTTTAGTCTCTCCAGGAATAGGAGCCACCTTGCAGACCTAATTTTTTAAGAACAGttgaaaaagaagaataagCTAAGTTGAACCATGTAGCAAGCATGTAATAGCCAAAACACTTCACACTACTCAACACCAAATTACAAGTTAGAGGAATCATACATTCTTTGTCCGCAATGTGTTGATAACAGATGATTTACCAACATTAGGATACCCAACAAAGCCCACGGATATTGCCTGTTTGTCACTCTTCAACCGAGAGAACTGCCTCAATACTGACAGAAGAGAGCCCTAAAGCAAAATTTGAAACTAAAtgaattagatttttaaaaaaattaataataataagtgaaaattgtaatttatgcccctcacaaatatgccaattatcaatgtcacccctaaattattagtggtgtaaatgttgcccctcaatttcaAAGCGTggcatatattgcccctccctaataggaagaaggagaaacatTGTTGTCGGCGGAAGGagaacaaaagaagaaaaatggaggaaaaaaaacGTGATTTTCAAATAGGAAAACGGCAGGTAaccacatttacaccactaataattcaagggaggggcaatatatgccACAAACCTACTCTAAAGGTGTGTCTGTCTAGTCAAATTATCTATTATTCAGTATAGTCCATATTCAAGGACACCTTGAAGCTGTTGTGTATTGGGGAGAAAGAAAACAGGGAATGAAAAATATGTGAAAGCTAGTAGCATACCTTGCCAAAGGACTTGGTGACACTTGCATGGAATGCTAATGTGGGATATTCTTTGGAAAGAACTCTAAGCCACCCTTTAGTTACCCAAGCAGGAACTAAATCACACTGTATAAGGGCAGAGTTACCAATTCAAGCGTGCGAGTACATAAACAACTGCTGTAGAAAAATGCATAAACCTTTTATAACCTATCAGCAAGCAGCTAACCTTGTTCAGTAGAAGAATCATGTGCTTatgtttgcaattttctttcaaatGTTTCTCCAGATGGAAACATCGTGTACCTTGTGGGTCTCTAGCATCTAATACCTGCAACACGAGTTTGGTAAGTACCACTTGttccttcaaatatttgaaTTTATCCACTTGTGAGCAATGAGATGAAGATTAACTTATAAGAACAAATCTTtggcacaaaaaaaaaaaaaaaaaaagtcagggTGAGAATATTGGGAAAGCCCAACACTTAAGCATGCTAGACTCTTCTTCTGATCAAAAggtgatttaaaatataattacaaaccTGAACAACGACGTCTGATGAGTCTATGACTTTATAGAGCTCACCCCATATGCGTTTACTTTGACCCTTCTCAAACATAGTGTGCCGCACTAGGTCTCTAAAAGAATCTTCATTTCCTTCCCCCGGGTTGCTTGCACCAAACTTCTCCTCGAAGGCATCTGTTGAATTGAGAACCAAGTCATCCAACAAAGAAATCTTCCAGTGTTAAGAACTAAGGGTCCTAAACACAAttagaaaatcatttttaaCACCTTGAGAAACATCAGCCTTCTTTACAAGCGACTCATAATCTGATGCCATAAGCTTTGGGCGTTTCCTCCTCCTTTTAGGACCAAAGGCATCAGCAAAAGGCTCGGTGTCAAGCAGGTGTGCTTTTGCTTGCTTTACCAAGATATAAAACAGGAGAAATCAGATAAATTAACAAACACTATGCATGATAAGGTATGAGTTTGGCAAGCAAcctaacaaaaataattaacaggAGGCTTATTGGCATAGTcctaattttgtttcttttccaaCTGGGTAAGATGTCACTACTTTAAATTAAATGACTTGCCAAAATATAAAAGGTACCCAGTTCAAATAAAGCAAAAGCTTGCCAAATTAGTATAGATGGGTGATGAAGGCTCATCTAGCTCAATACTTGCACCATTAAGTCCACTAAGTGCACCCCCACCACGTCTCAAAGGacattaacaaaataaaaactaaaaaaaaaaagaagagtaaaTTAACATCTCAAAAGAAAGCACCATAATACCTTTTGATGATCATTTAAAAGAGACAATGGCAATTTTCTGTCCTTCAAAATTACATTGTAGCTACTGGACATCCGATTTTGTAGCTCTTCACGGAAGAATTCTAGCTCTTTCTGATTAACTACTCGTGTATTGCCTACAAATTTGATTATAATGTCAGTGCAGAGTGCTGCAATAACTTCCATAGAGCAAAATAAGCAAATTTCAGAAATTAATGAGCTTTTTAcataaatttttactaattgCACCAATAAAATTCCACCAAGCTAGCATGGCAAGCAGTATAGGTACAGATAAAAGCTGGAAATTGAACTGAAATGAAAGAACACACCGAACCATCGGCGATCAGGTTGAATCCGAGTGGAGGGTAGCTCCTTGGATTGCAAGTCGTGTTTTACGACTTTTCCCTTAGTATCACGCTTAGGTCTCGTATTGTACATCTTAAGCCGCCTCACAGTGGCGGCGCTACGGCCGCCTTTACTTCCGCTGCTATCTCTATTGCCATCAAGGGAATGCTTAGGCTTTCCGGATACGTTCACCGATTTCTCCTTCCTCTTCGCCATGTTTGTATTAGTCTAAGATTATTGGACAGAATCAGTGGCGGATCCAGAAGAAGCAAAAGGTAAAATGAAGTCCAGAAAATAAAGAGGATTTCAATGTTTCAATTCATTCCCAACTCACTCCTTATCCCCTTCTTAATTGTTTCAAAACAGTATAATAGCTTTCAAACACAGCTTACACAAGACCTTGACTAATTAGCAACTCAACATAAACTTAATCAAGTAAATCAAcaaataactaataactaattagtaattactaattactaatcCACATTAACAGATTAAGTAATTAGTAattaactaataactaattagcAGATCAATTCATATCAGACAGGATGAATTGGGCAATGAATCATATCAGCAAATCAATGAATCAattaactaataactaattgACCAACGACATCAACTACGGCATCAAAAACTACGGCGAAAACTAATAACTAATTGACCTACGGGCTACGACAGCAACTACGGCACTAACACAGCAAGTCAGCAACTAGTgataaaaaaacacaaaattaggGCAATTAGAGCAAAAACCACGGCAGCAACTAGTATTAGCAAGTTCAAAATTAGGTAAATTAaggcaaaaacaaaattaggaaaattaggcgaataaattattgaaattaacatttataGTTCAAGACTTCAAGGGGTGAGATTGTGAGAAGTTGACGTTAATTAGTAAGGGAAGAGTCGAAGAAGAGTAGAAGACCAAACCTGGTGGGCGGTGGCTGGTGTCGAGGGCTCGAGGCGACTGTCGAGGGCCGAGGCAGAGGCGGACAGGCGGTGGCGATGCAGTGGGAGGCGGTGGAccgttagggtgtgtttggcaGTTCGGAGGCTGAAGAGGAAACCCTACGGATGAGAAAGAGAGGGTGTATTTGGCTGTTGGGTTCACCGCCCAAAAAGACCTATTGAAGTGTCTAATAATCGTTAATAtactctttcaaaaaaaaaatttaatcgtTAATATACTGTTCTGGTTCATAAATGGATGATTATAACAACCCAAGGGAGGGTGTTACGAGTTGATAGCAACTTTAAGAGAGCCCACGAATCCTCACGTTTGTGTCTCTCCAGCACACCATAGAATTCCGTAAACCTCCAAGAAGACTTGCTAGAGCTTAGGTAGGCCTCAGTGTCAATGTGGTTATGAGTGTCAATGTGGTTA encodes:
- the LOC116027643 gene encoding nuclear/nucleolar GTPase 2-like, giving the protein MAKRKEKSVNVSGKPKHSLDGNRDSSGSKGGRSAATVRRLKMYNTRPKRDTKGKVVKHDLQSKELPSTRIQPDRRWFGNTRVVNQKELEFFREELQNRMSSSYNVILKDRKLPLSLLNDHQKQAKAHLLDTEPFADAFGPKRRRKRPKLMASDYESLVKKADVSQDAFEEKFGASNPGEGNEDSFRDLVRHTMFEKGQSKRIWGELYKVIDSSDVVVQVLDARDPQGTRCFHLEKHLKENCKHKHMILLLNKCDLVPAWVTKGWLRVLSKEYPTLAFHASVTKSFGKGSLLSVLRQFSRLKSDKQAISVGFVGYPNVGKSSVINTLRTKNVCKVAPIPGETKVWQYITLTKRIFLIDCPGVVYQSNDSETDIVLKGVVRVTNLRDAAEHIGEVLTRVKKEHIERAYKIKEWEDENDFLLQLCQGTGKLLKGGEPDTMTAAKMVLHDWQRGRIPFFVPPPKIDDDAKEEGNALGGEEEDAAAARRAIADVISSQQLKDVPVQTDLYSESELLGETSQKLPENES